TGCCCCTCCCACCGGCCTGAAGGTGTGACAGCTGGCCTCTGGCGCCCGACCTTGCGAGTATTCCCACGAGTTCCTTGGCGGAATCGATTAGGTGTGTCTCGTACGTCCTCACGTGAGCTGCCAAAAGTCCGCCCATGGACGCAACCGCACGAGCCAGAGCTGTCAACTCATCGGCATCTGCGTAAGCATCCGGGACGTAGAGAAGTCCCAGCGAAAGCCCCAGCGCTCCCTGGTTCATCGCTTCAGCCGTCAGGCTCTGCATCGCCCTTAGCTCACCGACCGTGGGTTCGCGTTTGTCATAGCCCATGACTGCTACTCTGATCGACCCATGACCCACGAGACCGGCGACATTAACGAGGCTGCCGTTCCTGGAGATTCGGGCCTTGTAGTCGGCAAACGATGAATCGAGGGTCTCTTCTGTCACATCCCCGCTCGCGGACGCAAGGCGCGCAAAGGAAAGCGCCCGTCCGCTGGTCGCCGCCGGGAAAGTGGAAAAACCACAGTTGCCTGTAACGACCAATGTCACGCCCTGAAACGTCTTGGCCATTGTGGCCTCATCGCGCAGCTGAGTCAGGTCATCATGGCAGTGCATATCTATCAGGCCAGGGCTAGCCACTCGCCCACCTGCATCGATGACGCAACGGGCATCGCCGTCGAGATGCGCCGCAACGCCCACTATTCTGTCTCTCACCACGCCAACATCACCGTAAAACCACGGGGCACCGGACCCATCAACGACCTTAGCGTTTCGTATGAGCACATCGAACATGCGGATTTCACCTCGCTACGCGCATTGAGACATCGCCGAAGCCGATAGTCGGCTCTCAAGCGAATTCGACTATCAGCTCCACTTCTACCGGTGCTCCGAACGGGAGCTCCGCGACTCCCACAGCCGACCTAGCGTGCCTACCGCGGTCCCCAAAGAGCTGCACGAGCAGGTCCGAAGCACCGTTCACTACCTTGGGCTGCTGATCAAAACCCGGTGCGGAAGCCACAAAGCCAGTGACCTTCACGATCCGCTTGATGCTCTCAAGGTCGCCCATTACTGCTTCAGCCTCGGCCAAGCAATTCAGCACGGCTATCTGGGCAGACCTGTAGCCATCTTCGATGGTTACTCCTGCTCCGAGTTTCCCTGAGTATACTAGCCTACCGTCAATCGTACCCGTTTGGC
This sequence is a window from Clostridia bacterium. Protein-coding genes within it:
- a CDS encoding RidA family protein — encoded protein: MGINERIQSLGFQLPPTPTPAGAYVPGVIAGSLCFVSGQTGTIDGRLVYSGKLGAGVTIEDGYRSAQIAVLNCLAEAEAVMGDLESIKRIVKVTGFVASAPGFDQQPKVVNGASDLLVQLFGDRGRHARSAVGVAELPFGAPVEVELIVEFA